The genomic region CGGCCTCAGCGCAGCTCGGCGATCACCTTCGCGAACGCCTCGGCGTGCGGCTGCTGCACGATGATGTAGGTGACGCCGTAGGTGTCCCGGTAGCCGCGGATGGTTTCGGCGATGTCCTTGACCGACCCCGACAAGACCCCTGGCGTGCGCAGCAGCTGCTCGTCGGACAGCTCCGGCAGGAACCGTCGCGTGATGGACAGGTCGGGAACGCCCGAGTCGTCGATCGGCATCGCCGTGATCGCGATGTTCAGCTCCAGCGAGTCGAACCGATCACCGGCCGCGTTCCGCACGAAGGAGACGCGCTCGGCGAGCGGGTCGCCACCATCGCCGGCCGGGTCACCACCGGTCAGCCCGATGATCTGTGCGCGCTGGGCGGCGATGGTCAGCAGCTTGTCGCCATTGCCTGCGATGAGGATCGGCACCTCGGGAGTGTGCTGGCCCAGGTAGTCGACGATGCGGCCGAGGTGGGCGACGCGTTGGCCCGCGGTCGGATACGGGATCTCGGCGGCCTCGAACTCCTCGCGGACGTATCCGGCGCCCAGCCCGAGTTCGAGCCGTCCCGCGCTGAGGTCGGTCAGCGCGGTGACGTCACGGGCCAACAGTGCCGGCTTGTAGAAGCCGGCATTGAGCACGAATGTCCCGACGTGCAGCGTCTCGGTGGCGGCCGCCGCGGCCATCATTGTCGGAAACGGTGCAGGGGCGCCGAGATGATCGGGCACGTGCAGAACGTCGTATCCCATGTCCTCTGCGCGCCTGGCCCAGTCCTGAACCGCGGACAGTCGACTGGCGGCGTGCAACCCGAACCCGAACCGAAACTCCTTGGCCATCACACGAGGCTAGATGCCAGGCCGCCCGGGATGTTTGAACTCGAGTACACCGGGGCATTAATGCTGCCGAGCTGAGAGCACTGATCTCCAGCAAGGAGCCAACACCATGATCCGACCCGCTGTGAGTACCCGGCGGGTCGGATCGATTTTCCGGCCATGACCGACATTCCGACATTCGGCGTCGAGGAGGAGTTCCTGCTCGTCGAACCCGACACGGGCGACCCCGTCGCACTCAACCGCGCGACTGCCGAGCGTGCCGCCACGCGCGGGGTCGAGCTGCAACTCGAGCTGACCAGCTGTCAGGTCGAGACGACGTCGTCCGTGGCGACGACGCGCACCGAGCTGCGTGAGGAGCTGAGCCGGTTACGCCGGATCGCGGCGGAGTCGGCACAGGACGCAGGTGCCCGAATGCTTGCCGTGGGGTTACCGCCGACGCTGCCGCAGGACTTCCCCCTCACCGACACCCCGCGCTACCGCGAGATCGGGGAGAAGTTCGGCATGATCGCCCATGAGCAGGGGATCTGTGGCTGCCATGTCCATGTCGCCGTACCCAGTCGCGAGGTGGCGGTCCAGGTCGGTAACCGGCTGCGTCCCTGGCTGCCTCTGTTGCTGGCGCTGACCGCGAACTCGGCGATCTACCGCAACGCCGACACCGGGTATGCGAGCTGGCGGAGCGTGCTGTGGGCGCGGTGGCCCAGTGCCGGGCCCCCGCCGCACTTCGACTCGATTACCGACTTCGACGCGACGGTGCAGATGATGCAGGACGCGGGCGCGATGCTCGATGACGGCATGGTCTATTGGGACGTTCGGCCGTCGGCCAACTTCCCGACCATCGAGGTGCGTGTTGCCGACGTGCCCGCGACGGTCGCCGAGTCGGTGCTCCTGGCCAGCCTGGTCCGGGCCGCTGTGATGACCGCACTCGACGACGAGCGGCGGGGTGAGCCCACGCCGCCGTTGACCGCACACGCTCTGCGCGCCGCGTATTGGAAGGCGGCCCGGGACGGCATCGATGGCGACTCAGTCGACCTGGCCGACACGCACGCCGTGCGGCCCACGGGGGAACTGCTCGACGCTTTCGTCGATCGGTTGAGTCCGGCGCTGCAGACCATTGGCGACCTGGAGTTCGTTCGAGCCGAGGTGGCCCGCGTCGTGGCCACCGGGAACGGCGCCTCCCGTCAGCGTCGGGCGTATCGCAGGAATCGGGACGTCGCAGATGTCGTTGAGGCGGCCGCCGCCGCGACGCTGGAGGGCGTGTGACCCACTCAGGCCAACGGCAGTTCGGCGAACACCGGGCTGGTGGGCTGCGTTGATCCGGTACCGGGTTCGACCGTGAACGCGAGCGCGGTGGAGTCGCCGAGATCGGGCAGCACCGCGGTGGTCGACGGTGCGACCGCCGCCTGATCCATGGTGCCCGCCGAGCGCGCGCCGTCGGCGCCGACGAGCCACATCTGATAGACCGAGCCCGTCGCTGGCGGTTCGACATTGTTCATCACCAGCACGCCGGCATTGCGGTCGCGCGAGAACACGACCGTCGCCGTGCCGCCGGTGGGGATGGCACCCGACACGGTCCGCACATCTGGGGCCGCGAAGATCTGCTCGGCCGTCGACACCGTGGGCGCGGGACGCAGGGCGATGCCCACACCGACCGCGCCAAGGCCGACGACAAGGGCTGCTGCTGCGGCGAGCGCGACGGTGCGCCACCTCGAAGGTGGTGCGGTCGTGGCGGGTGTCACCGCGGGCGTGCTCGCGATCGCCGCGAGCAGCTGGCTGCGCAGATGCCCGGGAGGCTCCACCGCGGTGGCCGCCGATACCACCGCCATCGTCTCGCGGACCGCTCGCACCTCCTCGGAGAAGGCGCGCGCGATGAGTGGTGGCGACTCGGACAGCAGCTGTTCGATCTCGGCCTGCTCGGCGGCTGATACTGCGTGCAGGGCGTAGGGGGTGGCCCGCGTCATGAGGTCTTGATGTGTCGGCTCCGTCACGGCACCCCCAAACAAGTGCGCAGTCCCCGGATCGCATCTCTCATCCGTGACTTGATTGTCGCAAGGTTTGCCGCCAAGCGGTTGGACACCTGGACGTAGGTCAGGCCCTCGTAATACGCGAGCTGGATGCACTCCCGCTGCACATCGGTCAGCGAGTCCAGGCACGCGGTGACCTGCCGGCGCTCGTCGAGGTGGATCACGGCCTCGGCCACCTGATCGGCAGGCACGTCCACGGTTGCGGCACCGTAGCGGGAATCACGTTGGCTGGCCGCCTGCTCGGAGCGCACGCGGTCAACGGCACGACGGTGGGCGAGTGTCATCAGCCACGCGAGCGGCGAGCCGGCGGTGGGGTCGTATCCCGAGGCGTTATTCCATACCTGCAGGTAGACGTCCTGGGTGGTCTCCTCGCTGTAGCCGGGGTCCCGCAGCACGCGGGTAACCAGGCCGAACACCCGGGCACGGGTGTTGTCGTAGAAGGCGGCGAATGCCTCGACGTCGCGTTGTGCCACCCGGCGCAGCAATGCGTCGAGGTCAGCCGTCACAATCGGTAGCCTAGCGGCGAAGCCGAGCAAAGTCACAGTTATCGAGATCTAGGTGGGCGTGGTACGAAAAACGATGTGCGGGACTGGTATTGGCGAAATCCCGGTCGATCGGCCATGAACTTCTCGGTGCGGCGGGCTCCTGTCGCGTAGACCAGGAAGTAGGTCATGGCGACGGGCGAGAGCACCGTCGTCAGCGACACCGCACCGGCGATGCTGATCAGCCAGAGCCCCCACCACACCGTGGCATCCCCGAAGTAGTTGGGATGCCGCGTCCACGCCCACAGGCCGCGGTCCATGATCTCGCCCTTGTTGGCGGGGTCGGCCTTGAATGCCTTGAGCTGGTGATCGCCGACCGCTTCGAACAGCACTCCGATCAACCACACGATGACGCCACAGATCAGCACGGGGACTAGCGCGGGCGGGGTGGGACCAAGCGTCGCCGACAACTGCAGTGGCAGCGACACGAACCACGTCGCGACCGCCTGTATCAGGAAGATCTTGCGCAGCACGGTTGGCGCCGAGAAGTCGCCCTTGAGCAGCGCGGCGTAGCGGGGGTCCTCACCCTTGCCCCTCGACTTGCTCACCATGTGCCACGCCAGGCGCAGGCCCCACACCGCGACGAGGCCGAGTAGCAGCAGCCGCCGCATCAGGTCACCTGTGCCGATGGAAGCGGCAACGGCGGCCACGACGACGAAGCTCGCACCCCACGTCACGTCGACGACGTTGTAGCGCCCGATCCGGCGGCCGATGAGGAAGGTGAGCCCGTAGGCCACGAGCACGACAGCGAGCGATACCGCGCTGATGACAATGAAGTTCGTCATCGGTCTGATCCGCCCGAACCCGTTGGCGCGAAAGTCCATTGGTAGACGTCGAGGTAGCCCGACCGGAAGCCCGCCTCGGAGTACGCCAGATACAGCTCCCACATACGCTGAAAGACGTCGTCGAAGCCCAGCGCGGTCACCGCCTCGTGACGCTCCCCGAACCGTTCGCGCCACAACCGCAGCGTCTCGGCGTAGTGGGGTCGCAGCGAGCGCATGCCGACGGTCCGCAGACGTGTCTGGCGCTCGGTGATGCCGAGGATGGCCTCCGTGGACGGGATCAGGCCGCCCGGAAAGATGTACTTCTGGATCCAGGTATAGGTGTTGCGGGAGGCCAACATTCGGTCGTGTGGCATCGTGATGGCCTGGACCGCGACCCGCCCTCCCGGCGCGACGAGCCGGTCGAGGGTCTGGAAGTACGTCGGCCAGAACCGGTATCCGACCGCCTCGATCATCTCGACCGAGACCACGGCGTCGTACCGGCCCTCGACCTCGCGGTAGTCCTGGAGTTCGATGGTGACCAGGTCGGACAGGCCGGCTTCCGCGACGCGCTGTCGCGCGAGGCGTTGCTGCTCGGCCGACAGCGTTATCGAGTGCACGTGGGCACCGCGAGACGCGGCCCGGATGCACAGCTCGCCCCAGCCCGTGCCGATCTCCAGGACGCGACTGCCTGCGCCAACGCACGCCGCGTCGAGCAGGCGGTCGATCTTGCGCCGCTGAGCCTCGGGCAGTTGCTCCCAGACGGGCGTCCCGGTGTCGAACAGGGCGCTCGAGTACGTCATGGTCTCGTCGAGGAAGTGCCCGAACAGGTCATTGGACAGGTCGTAGTGCTCGGCGATGTTGTTACGGGCCTGCTTGAGACTGTTGTACATCGAACGGGGATGGCGAACCACAGCTAGTGGCCTAAGGCGTTGCAGGGCAGGCGGAATCAGGTCGGCGACCGAGTTGGCGAACACAGTCATCAGCTCGGCGAGGTCGGTGGAGTCCCACTCGCCGGCCATATAGGCCTCACCGAACCCGATCAGGCCGAACCGGCCCACCCTGCGGGCCAGGCTCTGCGGATCGTGGATGACCATGGTCGGCAAGGTCGGATCGGCGGCGCCGACGATCGTGCCGTCTGGGTATTCCAGCCGTAGCGCCAGCCGGGCGGCGGCCCGTCGCAGCAGCCCATCCGCGATGCGCCCGTACACAAGGCTGCGTACGCCCCGCGGACTTCGCGCGACGGCCGGCCAACGGTCCGAAATCGCAGCGGCACCGATACTTCCGGTGATGTCGGTGGTCACAGTTGCTTGACCCTCTCCTTCTCGGCGACGGATGTTCGGGGAACGACGGGAACCCGTCGCGCCCACAATGTGATGCCCTGAATCCGAATCCACACCGCCCCCATGAGCGGGGCCGCGGGGGCTATCAGTTGCATTCGCAGTACCTGCGCGACGCCCGCCCTGCGTCGGGTGCCGCGCAGCGTGGCGACGAACGCCGGGACGTGCTCGCGGTGAAGCGAGATGGCGACATCGAGGGACTCGTCCGGCTCGGGCGCGCGCACCAGGTAGTACCCGTCGACCTCGTTGAAGGGTGAGACGTACAGCGACTTCTTCACGGCCGCCGGCGCGTCGCCCGTTGGCGGGAGCAGATATGCGTGCCTGCCGCCGTATGTGTTGTGCACCTCGGCGATCACGTGCCGCAGCACGCCGTCGGAGTCGTGGCACCAGTAGATGCTGATCGGATTGAACACGTAGCCGAGTACCCGTGCCTGCAGCAGCGCGGTGACGGTGCCGTCGCGCACGTCGATACCGCGTTCGGCGAGGAACGCGTCGACACGGTTGCGCAGTGTGTCGTCGACACCCGCGGGCGGTGGTGTCGAGAAGTGGTCGCGGGCTTCGAACTTCGCGAATGGGCGCAGGCCCCGCGGCAGCTGCGGCAGGTTGTCCAGGTCGACGAGCCAGCTATAGCCGCGTTGCTCGAAGTAGTGGTGCACCGGAGCCCGACGCAGGTGCGTGATGCGGGTGCGGTACAGGCTCGGCGTCAGCACGCGGCCACCTCGTGCTTCGACGCGGCACGCCAGTCAGCGCCGAGTCGTTCGGCGGCGCGAAGGCCGGATGCCGCACCGTCCTCGTGGAAGCCCCAGCCGTGGTATGCCCCGGCGAACACCACCCGATCGTCGTCGAGGTCGGGAAGTCGGCCTTGCGCGGCAACGGATTCGGGTGTGTAGAGCGGATGCGCGTAGGTCATCTCGGCGATGACGGTGCTCTGGTCAACCCGGTGGCCGCCGCCCAGGGTGACGAGGTAACGCGTCGCACCGCCCAGGTGCATTAAGCGCGTGACGTCGTAAGTGACCAGCACGGTGTCCGAGTCGTGGGTGACCAGGTAGTTCCATGATGCGCGGGCACGCGGCCTGCGTGGCAACACCGAGGCATCGGTGTGCAGCTGGGCGTGGTTGATCGAGTATGGCATCGCGCCCAGTACCGCCCGCTCGGCGCTGGTCGGCTCGGCGAGCATGTGCAACGCCTGTTCGGGATGGGTGGCCACGACTGCGGCGTCGAAGCGGCGCGGGGCGCTGTCACCGGCGCTCACCAGAACGCCCTCGGGTATCCGTCGCACCGCGGTCACCGGCGTGCCCATCGACACCTCGTGCAACGTCTCGGCGATCGCGTTGACGTAGGTCGCCGATCCACCGACCACGGTGCGCCAGGTCGGCGAGCCGAACACCGAGAGCATGCCGTGGTGTTCGAGGAAGACGAAGAGGTAGCGCGCCGGATACCCCATCGCCGCACCGGGC from Mycolicibacterium sp. YH-1 harbors:
- a CDS encoding TIGR03621 family F420-dependent LLM class oxidoreductase; its protein translation is MAKEFRFGFGLHAASRLSAVQDWARRAEDMGYDVLHVPDHLGAPAPFPTMMAAAAATETLHVGTFVLNAGFYKPALLARDVTALTDLSAGRLELGLGAGYVREEFEAAEIPYPTAGQRVAHLGRIVDYLGQHTPEVPILIAGNGDKLLTIAAQRAQIIGLTGGDPAGDGGDPLAERVSFVRNAAGDRFDSLELNIAITAMPIDDSGVPDLSITRRFLPELSDEQLLRTPGVLSGSVKDIAETIRGYRDTYGVTYIIVQQPHAEAFAKVIAELR
- a CDS encoding sigma-70 family RNA polymerase sigma factor, with product MTLLGFAARLPIVTADLDALLRRVAQRDVEAFAAFYDNTRARVFGLVTRVLRDPGYSEETTQDVYLQVWNNASGYDPTAGSPLAWLMTLAHRRAVDRVRSEQAASQRDSRYGAATVDVPADQVAEAVIHLDERRQVTACLDSLTDVQRECIQLAYYEGLTYVQVSNRLAANLATIKSRMRDAIRGLRTCLGVP
- a CDS encoding DUF1295 domain-containing protein; translation: MTNFIVISAVSLAVVLVAYGLTFLIGRRIGRYNVVDVTWGASFVVVAAVAASIGTGDLMRRLLLLGLVAVWGLRLAWHMVSKSRGKGEDPRYAALLKGDFSAPTVLRKIFLIQAVATWFVSLPLQLSATLGPTPPALVPVLICGVIVWLIGVLFEAVGDHQLKAFKADPANKGEIMDRGLWAWTRHPNYFGDATVWWGLWLISIAGAVSLTTVLSPVAMTYFLVYATGARRTEKFMADRPGFRQYQSRTSFFVPRPPRSR
- a CDS encoding NAD(P)/FAD-dependent oxidoreductase, which encodes MEREDQLGRSIAVIGSGIAGLTAAHVLSARDQVTLYEADTRLGGHAHTHFVDDGDGRVIGIDSAFLVHNDRTYPTLCRLFGELGIATNDTDMSMSVRDDVSGLEYAGARGIGGLFPSIGSLAKPRYLLMLAEVRRFHRVASALLADESAGDGEPLGDFVRRHGFSDYFVEHFARPLVAAVWSCAPGAAMGYPARYLFVFLEHHGMLSVFGSPTWRTVVGGSATYVNAIAETLHEVSMGTPVTAVRRIPEGVLVSAGDSAPRRFDAAVVATHPEQALHMLAEPTSAERAVLGAMPYSINHAQLHTDASVLPRRPRARASWNYLVTHDSDTVLVTYDVTRLMHLGGATRYLVTLGGGHRVDQSTVIAEMTYAHPLYTPESVAAQGRLPDLDDDRVVFAGAYHGWGFHEDGAASGLRAAERLGADWRAASKHEVAAC
- a CDS encoding DUF1365 domain-containing protein; the encoded protein is MLTPSLYRTRITHLRRAPVHHYFEQRGYSWLVDLDNLPQLPRGLRPFAKFEARDHFSTPPPAGVDDTLRNRVDAFLAERGIDVRDGTVTALLQARVLGYVFNPISIYWCHDSDGVLRHVIAEVHNTYGGRHAYLLPPTGDAPAAVKKSLYVSPFNEVDGYYLVRAPEPDESLDVAISLHREHVPAFVATLRGTRRRAGVAQVLRMQLIAPAAPLMGAVWIRIQGITLWARRVPVVPRTSVAEKERVKQL
- a CDS encoding anti-sigma factor — its product is MTEPTHQDLMTRATPYALHAVSAAEQAEIEQLLSESPPLIARAFSEEVRAVRETMAVVSAATAVEPPGHLRSQLLAAIASTPAVTPATTAPPSRWRTVALAAAAALVVGLGAVGVGIALRPAPTVSTAEQIFAAPDVRTVSGAIPTGGTATVVFSRDRNAGVLVMNNVEPPATGSVYQMWLVGADGARSAGTMDQAAVAPSTTAVLPDLGDSTALAFTVEPGTGSTQPTSPVFAELPLA
- a CDS encoding glutamate--cysteine ligase translates to MTDIPTFGVEEEFLLVEPDTGDPVALNRATAERAATRGVELQLELTSCQVETTSSVATTRTELREELSRLRRIAAESAQDAGARMLAVGLPPTLPQDFPLTDTPRYREIGEKFGMIAHEQGICGCHVHVAVPSREVAVQVGNRLRPWLPLLLALTANSAIYRNADTGYASWRSVLWARWPSAGPPPHFDSITDFDATVQMMQDAGAMLDDGMVYWDVRPSANFPTIEVRVADVPATVAESVLLASLVRAAVMTALDDERRGEPTPPLTAHALRAAYWKAARDGIDGDSVDLADTHAVRPTGELLDAFVDRLSPALQTIGDLEFVRAEVARVVATGNGASRQRRAYRRNRDVADVVEAAAAATLEGV
- a CDS encoding class I SAM-dependent methyltransferase, yielding MTTDITGSIGAAAISDRWPAVARSPRGVRSLVYGRIADGLLRRAAARLALRLEYPDGTIVGAADPTLPTMVIHDPQSLARRVGRFGLIGFGEAYMAGEWDSTDLAELMTVFANSVADLIPPALQRLRPLAVVRHPRSMYNSLKQARNNIAEHYDLSNDLFGHFLDETMTYSSALFDTGTPVWEQLPEAQRRKIDRLLDAACVGAGSRVLEIGTGWGELCIRAASRGAHVHSITLSAEQQRLARQRVAEAGLSDLVTIELQDYREVEGRYDAVVSVEMIEAVGYRFWPTYFQTLDRLVAPGGRVAVQAITMPHDRMLASRNTYTWIQKYIFPGGLIPSTEAILGITERQTRLRTVGMRSLRPHYAETLRLWRERFGERHEAVTALGFDDVFQRMWELYLAYSEAGFRSGYLDVYQWTFAPTGSGGSDR